One genomic window of Daphnia pulex isolate KAP4 chromosome 10, ASM2113471v1 includes the following:
- the LOC124204492 gene encoding uncharacterized protein LOC124204492, whose product MSRANWSNFDLINHVDDFPFPWLRLPEDLDRQLDRYLIAINQKRDVTGLVCLAIALQLIENQEKFSSLSIRPDSPAQLQFNIPAVGNAPEITVDFNASAIEEIPAAYGVARKHFYSSVLQAYAVAWKWIVQLTACSQVHPLQIKDVANYFNQFPDFKKITSFNGHEVDCSAVLPYVKFSAPGIKWPQSDRAHKLVANDEIRANFLSDSFFVKHHTTFSPTAEICRQLIDGLGCHVGEFEIDAEMIEAVDQSLANYWDRSFHAKIPVKLRAMAAAYAEFQGRDYANWTEGKMALSETNPILIDIWKDMFKIY is encoded by the coding sequence ATGTCAAGGGCGAATTGGtctaattttgatttaattaaccATGTGGATGACTTTCCGTTTCCATGGCTTAGACTACCTGAAGATTTGGATCGACAACTCGATCGCTATTTGATCGCCATCAACCAGAAGAGAGATGTCACCGGTCTTGTTTGCTTGGCGATCGCTTTGCAGCTGATtgagaatcaagaaaaattctcTTCGCTTTCCATCCGGCCCGACTCACCTGCCCAACTGCAGTTCAATATTCCAGCTGTAGGCAATGCCCCGGAGATCACAGTTGACTTTAATGCGTCCGCAATTGAAGAAATTCCAGCAGCTTATGGTGTGGCCCGGAAGCATTTCTATTCCTCGGTCTTGCAAGCCTATGCTGTCGCCTGGAAATGGATTGTCCAGCTGACGGCCTGCTCTCAAGTTCATCCTTTGCAGATCAAAGACGTGGCCAATTACTTCAACCAGTTTCCagatttcaagaaaattaCTTCGTTCAACGGCCATGAAGTGGATTGCAGCGCTGTTCTCCCGTACGTCAAATTTTCTGCGCCCGGAATCAAATGGCCGCAATCGGACCGGGCCCACAAACTTGTGGCTAATGACGAAATCCGTGCCAACTTTCTGagcgattctttttttgttaaacatCACACGACCTTCTCGCCGACTGCTGAAATTTGTCGTCAACTTATCGACGGGCTCGGGTGTCACGTTGGCGAGTTCGAAATCGACGCAGAAATGATTGAGGCTGTTGATCAATCGTTGGCCAACTATTGGGACCGGTCGTTTCACGCTAAAATTCCTGTCAAACTTCGAGCTATGGCAGCCGCTTACGCCGAGTTCCAAGGGAGGGACTATGCAAACTGGACAGAAGGGAAAATGGCCTTATCCGAAACTAATCCCATTTTGATCGATATCTGGAAAGatatgtttaaaatttattaa
- the LOC124204491 gene encoding uncharacterized protein LOC124204491 isoform X1, translated as MTTLPDFSKIPFLNVGHINAVFQIRLPEFLDRQLDRYLITIRQKTDATGLVCLAIALQLIENREKLPGLSIRADSPDQPQFNIPAVGNAPEITVEFNAAAIEAIPAAYGEHQKLFYSSVLQAYPVAWKWIVQLTACYQVHPLQVNDVANYFKQFRDFLKITSFNGHEVNGKAVLPYVKFVTSTMKWPHSDFSKKIVANDEIRATLLSDSSYVKHHTTFSATAGLCRQLIDGLGSHVVNFKITEQMIEAVDQSLAHYWDPELNGKIPVQLIAMAAAYAQFRGMDYGNWIQGKRALSQTRPILVGAWKRMFESLL; from the coding sequence ATGACTACCCTTCCCGATTTTTCCAAGATTCCTTTCTTGAACGTTGGCCATATTAATGCGGTCTTCCAGATACGACTACCTGAATTTCTGGATCGACAACTCGATCGCTACTTGATCACCATTAGACAGAAGACAGACGCCACCGGTCTTGTTTGCTTGGCGATCGCTTTGCAGCTAATTGAAAATCGAGAGAAATTGCCCGGACTTTCCATCCGGGCGGACTCACCTGATCAACCTCAGTTCAATATTCCAGCTGTAGGAAATGCCCCGGAGATCACAGTCGAATTCAATGCGGCCGCAATCGAAGCTATTCCAGCAGCTTATGGTGAACACCAGAAGCTTTTCTATTCCTCGGTATTGCAAGCCTATCCTGTCGCCTGGAAGTGGATTGTCCAGCTGACGGCATGCTATCAAGTCCATCCTCTGCAGGTCAATGACGTGGCCAATTACTTCAAACAGTTTcgagattttttgaaaatcacgTCGTTCAACGGCCATGAAGTGAATGGCAAAGCTGTTCTCCCGTACGTCAAATTTGTTACGTCCACAATGAAATGGCCCCATTCAGATTTCAGTAAGAAAATTGTGGCTAACGACGAAATTCGTGCCACCCTTTTGAGCGATTCTTCCTATGTCAAACACCACACGACCTTTTCGGCCACTGCTGGACTTTGCCGACAACTAATCGATGGGCTTGGGAGTCACGTcgtgaatttcaaaatcaccGAACAAATGATTGAGGCTGTTGATCAATCGTTGGCCCACTATTGGGACCCAGaattgaatggaaaaattcCGGTCCAACTCATAGCTATGGCAGCTGCTTACGCTCAGTTTCGCGGAATGGACTACGGGAATTGGATTCAAGGGAAGAGGGCTTTGTCCCAGACCCGTCCCATTTTAGTCGGTGCATGGAAAAGAATGTTTGAAAGTTTGTTATAA
- the LOC124204491 gene encoding uncharacterized protein LOC124204491 isoform X2 yields the protein MDDAWDFMRPKLEDLDRQLDRYLLTIKQKTDATGLVCLAIALQLIENRDKLRTLPIRSYSPAQPQFNIPAVGHAPEITVHFNAAAIEAIPAIYGVARKHFYSSVLQAYAVAWKWIVQLTACSQVHRLQIKDVANYFNQFPEFKKITSFNGHEVDCTAVLPYVEFTASQIKWPKHQILVANDEIRAAFLSDSSFVKHHTTFSATAGLCRQFIDGLGGSHAKELQINEQMIEAVDRSLANYWDPVLNREIPVQLVAMAAVYAQVCGRDYGNWIQGKRALSRTDPIIVDAWKNMFKHWLK from the coding sequence ATGGATGATGCCTGGGATTTCATGCGTCCTAAACTTGAAGATCTGGATCGACAACTTGATCGATATTTGCTCACCATCAAGCAGAAGACGGACGCCACCGGTCTTGTTTGCTTGGCGATCGCTCTGCAGCTGATTGAGAATCGAGACAAATTACGCACACTTCCTATCCGGTCGTACTCACCTGCCCAACCTCAGTTCAATATTCCAGCTGTGGGTCATGCTCCGGAGATCACAGTCCATTTCAATGCAGCCGCAATCGAAGCTATTCCAGCAATCTACGGTGTGGCCCGGAAGCATTTCTATTCCTCGGTCTTACAAGCCTATGCTGTCGCCTGGAAATGGATTGTCCAGCTGACGGCCTGCTCTCAAGTTCATCGTCTGCAGATCAAAGACGTGGCCAATTACTTCAACCAGTTTCCagaattcaagaaaattaCTTCGTTCAACGGCCATGAAGTGGATTGCACCGCTGTTCTTCCGTACGTCGAATTTACTGCGTCCCAAATCAAATGGCCAAAACACCAAATACTTGTGGCTAACGACGAAATTCGTGCCGCCTTTCTAAGCGATTCTTCCTTTGTAAAACACCACACGACCTTTTCGGCCACTGCTGGACTTTGCCGACAATTTATCGATGGGCTCGGCGGGAGTCACGCCAAAGAGTTACAAATCAACGAACAAATGATTGAAGCTGTTGATCGTTCATTGGCCAACTATTGGGACCCGGTGTTGAATAGAGAAATTCCGGTCCAACTCGTAGCTATGGCAGCGGTTTATGCTCAGGTTTGCGGAAGGGACTACGGGAATTGGATACAAGGGAAGAGGGCCTTATCTCGTACCGATCCTATAATTGTCGATGCATggaaaaacatgtttaaaCATTggttaaaatga
- the LOC124204953 gene encoding uncharacterized protein LOC124204953 — translation MKHAAIECLSSFQNSLSLNRSKHLLILGTGIAGLYLVGQIYVSYKKAQRRKKWASVEKNMVILHQFERGKFTPNVSPFPLKLETYLRMTGIPYENEFEEPMGPKGKTPWITLNGDEIADSQLCMELLARKFHKDCSSHLSPEEQAIARSFHIMAEEHLYWGLLLWRWVYTKGRTLWQVQCNLPKSLSLTLPLVVKKLKGQAQGQGMGLHTEAEVIEMSVKDLRAISNFLGTKQFLMGDKAIEADCAVFGILSQLLWNCPGSPFEQLLNGEFNNLKSYCERMKDTFWPDWDLKTTRKMAAASVGNDLVVLHQLKRGKLTPCISPFALKLETYLRMAGIPYQNDFEHPMGPKGKTPWITLNGKKIGDSQLCLELLAETFHKDFSGRLSVEEKAVARAFQIMAEDHLYWVMLVWRWIYNGGSSLPLIQTDLHFAVRYLRPVVVGRVKSQASAQGIGRHSQTQVMEMGLKDLRAISHFLGPKLFLMGDQPIEVDCAIFGMLAQILWNSPGSPYQPLFDGEWINLKMYCHRMKETFWPDWNQCLNPAQPN, via the exons ATGAAGCACGCTGCTATCGAATGTCTGTCTTCATTCCAAAATTCGTTGTCATTAAATCGCAGCAAACATTTACTCATTCTTGGCACTGGAATCGCTGGACTGTATCTTGTTGGACAGATTTACGTCTCTTACAAGAAAGCCCAACGCAG gaAGAAATGGGCTTCTGTGGAGAAGAACATGGTTATCCTTCATCAGTTTGAACGGGGAAAATTCACACCCAATGTTTCTCCGTTTCCACTGAAGTTGGAAACATACCTGAGAATGACTGGCATTCCTTATGAG AATGAATTTGAGGAACCAATGGGTCCCAAAGGTAAAACTCCATGGATCACACTGAATGGTGACGAGATTGCTGACTCGCAGCTGTGCATGGAGCTGTTGGCCAGAAAGTTCCACAAAGATTGCAGTTCTCACCTGTCACCCGAAGAGCAAGCTATAGCAAGATCATTCCACATCATGGCTGAAGAGCATCTCTATTG GGGTTTGCTTCTGTGGCGCTGGGTGTACACCAAAGGAAGGACCCTCTGGCAG GTTCAATGCAACCTTCCTAAAAGTCTCAGCCTGACGTTGCCTTTAGTTGTCAAGAAATTGAAAGGCCAAGCTCAAGGGCAAGGAATGGGTCTGCACACTGAAGCCGAAGTCATTGAAATGAGTGTTAAAGACTTGAGAGCCATCTCCAATTTCcttg GTACCAAACAATTTCTGATGGGTGACAAAGCAATTGAAGCCGATTGTGCCGTGTTTGGAATTCTCAGCCAGTTGCTATGGAACTGCCCAGGCTCTCCGTTTGAACAACTCTTGAATG GCGAATTTAATAACTTGAAGTCTTACTGCGAACGCATGAAAGACACTTTTTGGCCTGATTGGGATC tgaaaacaacaagaaaaatggccGCTGCTTCTGTGGGGAACGACTTGGTCGTCCTCCATCAgttgaaaagaggaaaattgaCTCCCTGCATCTCTCCATTCGCATTGAAATTGGAAACTTATTTGCGAATGGCCGGAATTCCTTACCAG AATGACTTTGAGCATCCGATGGGACCCAAAGGTAAAACTCCATGGATCACGTTGAACGGTAAAAAGATTGGCGACTCTCAGCTGTGCCTCGAACTGCTGGCCGAAACGTTCCACAAGGATTTCAGTGGCCGTTTGTCTGTTGAAGAGAAGGCCGTGGCTAGAGCCTTTCAAATCATGGCGGAAGATCATCTTTACTGGGTCATGCTGGTCTGGCGATGGATTTATAATGGCGGAAGTTCCCTGCCGCTCATTCAAACGGATTTGCATTTTGCCGTCCGCTATTTACGGCCCGTCGTAGTGGGTAGGGTGAAATCCCAGGCGTCGGCTCAAGGTATTGGCCGTCACAGTCAGACTCAAGTCATGGAAATGGGACTGAAGGATCTGCGGGCCATCTCCCACTTTCTCG ggcCGAAATTGTTTTTGATGGGGGACCAGCCGATTGAAGTCGATTGCGCCATCTTTGGTATGCTGGCCCAAATCTTGTGGAACAGTCCGGGCTCCCCTTACCAGCCGCTTTTCGACG GCGAATggatcaatttgaaaatgtactGCCATCGGATGAAGGAAACCTTTTGGCCCGATTGGAATCAATGCCTCAACCCTGCCCAGCCAAATTAA
- the LOC124204490 gene encoding uncharacterized protein LOC124204490 isoform X1 — protein MNPMSRISAPRPSRASMEGVSPLMYSCQQGDTQQVRHLIQRKPICVKECDRTGKTALHYCAENTTADGAQLLVKANPALVNQPDEEGYTPLHLAVIAGNRTMLRYLLDHGAEVNLLDNERHSVVHWATVCGELEALDVVLDAGAEASVEDIHGAYPIHYAAQMCGNNKKAMGLGSGGGSGGGQGHLGGGGGTGGGGPGSSQRYTGLAALKKLINHGVPVDVIDRDGRQPLLWAASSGSADAILALSNAGASVMAADKDGLTALHCAASRGHSDCLETLVALCGAEVDLLDANGCTALFYAVTLGHADCAQLLLDCGANPNHQDKKGRTPAYCGATKGQTETLRLLAQHQADLWLRSTKGDVPLHEAVACGRKDLVLWILRQCQSQQQQQYGESGGSVVNGGGSVIGGAHVVNNDGRSPLHIAAINNNVEMCKILIDHGAEINCIMRTARGQLITPLDAALRRGNRGCAKFLQLHGGLAAAKLTDSRALQRALSQAYTENQRRVSVVVHNNAEMMDYPTDSQMSGRSSMVQLPHLAGHKSRTVSRLEDSATQTQVEESFFSENKDGAEIQLSSAGVRLGETESGLRRRRIRRRAQQRRSLTDPRPPPNDEELRWKSRQRYSDDSGSESDDEQHLPGSRYHQQQRPNLSQYVSDGGAPGTGGSGGDGSGRLNGSSHGLSNINTVHLEPIVKSSQVATDLAVRSQSILSNVGTESSGQKDSGFSDLVGRSEEDINSSALIRRTDSATLLLLDHIRSPSEQQMMNGPDGENLNRSSSSLNNSNDNNKTTTHSPLMDDVESSRKRTFLLRRTKSERRSEHEGSSAHPPTATHPHSERIKYKAEIPISVIRAAQAKTRSGRYNLERKIFQQLLDLKQMQIRIGQANEQVFAKRLIDGFRKDAVTVGLRPYDGSYSFQQLEVYLYNQLRLVQGGRTLLPLVDSATDREDGATTNGLTYGDVIETESTNGTSRTTTTTTMPVDKCTHTTQRCPHAMYAYTTLPPACYTGVPCAAFIPYHKHHRPVTQQQHQQQQPTNHPGTAKSTTENGRIILPKLNLNNNINGHQKSNTSPANKGSH, from the exons ATGAACCCCATGAGCCGCATTAGTGCGCCTAGGCCGTCCAGGGCCTCGATGGAAGGTGTTTCGCCGTTGATGTACAGCTGCCAACAGGGCGACACCCAGCAAGTGCGCCATCTTATCCAGCGCAAG CCGATTTGCGTCAAGGAATGCGACAGGACGGGCAAGACAGCGTTGCATTACTGCGCCGAAAACACGACGGCCGACGGTGCCCAGTTGCTGGTCAAAGCCAATCCGGCGCTAGTCAACCAACCGGACGAGGAAGGATACACTCCGCTTCATTTGGCTGTCATCGCTGGAAATCGAACCATGTTGAGGTATTTGTTGGACCACGGAGCCGAAGTCAATCTGCTGGACAATGAGCGACACTCTGTCGTTCACTGGGCCACCGTTTGCGGCGAGTTGGAGGCCCTGGACGTGGTCCTGGACGCTGGAGCCGAGGCTTCCGTCGAAGACATTCACGGGGCCTATCCCATCCACTACGCTGCGCAAATGTGCGGCAACAACAAGAAAGCCATGGGACTGGGCAGCGGAGGCGGAAGTGGTGGTGGCCAGGGCCatttgggaggaggaggaggaactgGAGGAGGTGGACCAGGCAGCAGCCAAAGGTACACGGGTCTGGCGGCTCTCAAGAAACTCATCAACCATGGCGTGCCGGTGGACGTCATCGATCGAGACGGACGCCAACCTCTCCTCTGGGCAGCCAGTTCCG GTAGTGCGGATGCCATTTTAGCCTTGTCCAATGCCGGCGCTTCCGTCATGGCCGCCGATAAGGACGGACTTACCg CTCTGCACTGCGCGGCCAGTCGTGGTCACAGCGACTGCCTGGAAACTCTGGTGGCCCTGTGCGGAGCCGAAGTGGATCTGCTGGACGCCAACGGATGCACCGCCCTCTTTTACGCCGTCACGCTCGGTCACGCCGATTGCGCCCAACTTTTGCTCGACTGTGGAGCCAATCCCAATCACCAGGACAAAAAGGGACGCAC TCCGGCGTATTGCGGTGCCACCAAAGGGCAGACGGAAACGTTGCGGCTGCTGGCCCAGCATCAAGCGGATCTCTGGCTGAGGAGCACCAAAGGAGACGTGCCACTGCACGAAGCCGTCGCCTGCGGCCGCAAGGATCTCGTCCTGTGGATCTTGCGGCAATGCcagtcccagcagcagcagcaatacgGCGAATCGGGCGGATCGGTGGTCAATGGCGGTGGCTCGGTCATCGGCGGGGCTCACGTGGTCAACAACGACGGCCGCAGTCCACTGCACATCGCCGCCATCAATAACAACGTGGAAATGTGCAAG ATATTGATCGATCACGGAGCCGAGATCAATTGCATCATGAGGACAGCCCGAGGGCAATTGATTACGCCGCTGGACGCGGCCCTGCGTCGGGGCAATCGGGGCTGCGCTAAATTCCTGCAACTTCACGGCGGATTGGCGGCCGCCAAACTCACCGACAGCCGGGCCTTGCAACGAGCCCTCAGCca GGCCTACACGGAGAACCAGCGACGGGTGTCGGTGGTGGTCCACAACAACGCCGAGATGATGGACTACCCGACCGACAGTCAAATGTCCGGCCGGTCGTCGATGGTTCAACTTCCGCATTTGGCCGGACACAAGAGCCGCACCGTCAGCCGACTGGAGGACAGCGCCACTCAGACGCAAGTGGAAGAATCTTTCTTCAGCGAAAACAAGGACGGAGCAGAG atCCAGCTGTCGAGCGCTGGAGTGAGACTGGGCGAAACGGAGAGTGGATTGAGACGTAGGAGGATCAGACGTCGTGCCCAGCAGAGGCGATCCTTGACCGATCCTCGCCCACCGCCCAATGATGAAGAACTCCGCTGGAAGTCACGTCAGCGCTACTCTGACGATTCCGGATCGGAAAGCGACGATGAGCAGCACCTGCCTGGATCGCGTTATCACCAACAGCAGAGACCCAATTTGTCGCAGTACGTGTCGGACGGTGGCGCTCCTGGGACGGGCGGAAGCGGTGGCGACGGAAGCGGAAGACTCAACGGAAGCAGTCACGGCCTCAGCAACATCAACACGGTCCATTTGGAGCCGATCGTCAAATCCAGCCAAGTGGCCACCGATTTGGCCGTCAGATCCCAGTCGATCCTGTCCAATGTCGGGACGGAGAGTTCCGGCCAAAAGGATTCCGGATTCAGTGACCTGGTCGGTCGCTCCGAGGAGGACATTAATTCGTCTGCGCTGATCCGCCGGACCGATTCGGccactctgctgctgctggatcacATCCGCTCGCCGTCGGAGCAGCAGATGATGAACGGGCCGGACGGCGAGAATTTGAACCGATCGTCGAGTAGTTTGAACAAcagcaacgacaacaacaaaacgacgaCCCACTCGCCGTTAATGGACGACGTCGAGTCGAGCCGGAAGCGGACCTTCCTCTTGCGGCGGACCAAATCGGAGCGCCGCTCGGAACACGAAGGATCGTCTGCCCATCCGCCGACGGCGACTCATCCGCACAGCGAGCGGATCAAGTACAAAGCGGAAATTCCCATTTCCGTCATCCGCGCCGCTCAAGCCAAAACCCGAAg tggcagGTACAATTTGGAGAGAAAGATCTTCCAGCAGCTGCTGGACTTGAAGCAAATGCAAATCCGGATCGGGCAGGCCAACGAGCAGGTGTTTGCCAAGCGGCTCATCGACGGATTCCGCAAAGACGCCGTCACCGTCGGACTCCGCCCCTACGACGGATCCTATTCCTTCCAGCAACTCGAAGTCTACCTCTACA ATCAGCTGAGGCTGGTGCAAGGTGGGCGGACATTGCTGCCACTGGTCGATTCGGCGACGGACCGCGAAGATGGCGCCACCACCAACGGACTGACGTACGGTGACGTCATCGAGACCGAGTCCACCAATGGGACGAGCAGGAcgactacgacgacgacgatgccGGTGGACAAGTGCACCCACACGACCCAGCGTTGCCCGCACGCCATGTACGCTTACACGACGTTGCCGCCGGCCTGCTACACGGGCGTCCCCTGCGCTGCCTTCA TTCCCTACCACAAACACCACCGGCCCGTcactcaacaacaacatcaacagcaacaaccaacgAATCACCCGGGGACGGCCAAGTCGACAACGGAAAACGGGCGAATCATTCTgccgaaattgaatttgaacaacaacatcaacggCCATCAGAAGAGCAACACATCACCCGCTAACAAAGGCAGTCATTGA
- the LOC124204490 gene encoding uncharacterized protein LOC124204490 isoform X2: protein MNPMSRISAPRPSRASMEGVSPLMYSCQQGDTQQVRHLIQRKPICVKECDRTGKTALHYCAENTTADGAQLLVKANPALVNQPDEEGYTPLHLAVIAGNRTMLRYLLDHGAEVNLLDNERHSVVHWATVCGELEALDVVLDAGAEASVEDIHGAYPIHYAAQMCGNNKKAMGLGSGGGSGGGQGHLGGGGGTGGGGPGSSQRYTGLAALKKLINHGVPVDVIDRDGRQPLLWAASSGSADAILALSNAGASVMAADKDGLTALHCAASRGHSDCLETLVALCGAEVDLLDANGCTALFYAVTLGHADCAQLLLDCGANPNHQDKKGRTPAYCGATKGQTETLRLLAQHQADLWLRSTKGDVPLHEAVACGRKDLVLWILRQCQSQQQQQYGESGGSVVNGGGSVIGGAHVVNNDGRSPLHIAAINNNVEMCKILIDHGAEINCIMRTARGQLITPLDAALRRGNRGCAKFLQLHGGLAAAKLTDSRALQRALSQAYTENQRRVSVVVHNNAEMMDYPTDSQMSGRSSMVQLPHLAGHKSRTVSRLEDSATQTQVEESFFSENKDGAEIQLSSAGVRLGETESGLRRRRIRRRAQQRRSLTDPRPPPNDEELRWKSRQRYSDDSGSESDDEQHLPGSRYHQQQRPNLSQYVSDGGAPGTGGSGGDGSGRLNGSSHGLSNINTVHLEPIVKSSQVATDLAVRSQSILSNVGTESSGQKDSGFSDLVGRSEEDINSSALIRRTDSATLLLLDHIRSPSEQQMMNGPDGENLNRSSSSLNNSNDNNKTTTHSPLMDDVESSRKRTFLLRRTKSERRSEHEGSSAHPPTATHPHSERIKYKAEIPISVIRAAQAKTRRYNLERKIFQQLLDLKQMQIRIGQANEQVFAKRLIDGFRKDAVTVGLRPYDGSYSFQQLEVYLYNQLRLVQGGRTLLPLVDSATDREDGATTNGLTYGDVIETESTNGTSRTTTTTTMPVDKCTHTTQRCPHAMYAYTTLPPACYTGVPCAAFIPYHKHHRPVTQQQHQQQQPTNHPGTAKSTTENGRIILPKLNLNNNINGHQKSNTSPANKGSH, encoded by the exons ATGAACCCCATGAGCCGCATTAGTGCGCCTAGGCCGTCCAGGGCCTCGATGGAAGGTGTTTCGCCGTTGATGTACAGCTGCCAACAGGGCGACACCCAGCAAGTGCGCCATCTTATCCAGCGCAAG CCGATTTGCGTCAAGGAATGCGACAGGACGGGCAAGACAGCGTTGCATTACTGCGCCGAAAACACGACGGCCGACGGTGCCCAGTTGCTGGTCAAAGCCAATCCGGCGCTAGTCAACCAACCGGACGAGGAAGGATACACTCCGCTTCATTTGGCTGTCATCGCTGGAAATCGAACCATGTTGAGGTATTTGTTGGACCACGGAGCCGAAGTCAATCTGCTGGACAATGAGCGACACTCTGTCGTTCACTGGGCCACCGTTTGCGGCGAGTTGGAGGCCCTGGACGTGGTCCTGGACGCTGGAGCCGAGGCTTCCGTCGAAGACATTCACGGGGCCTATCCCATCCACTACGCTGCGCAAATGTGCGGCAACAACAAGAAAGCCATGGGACTGGGCAGCGGAGGCGGAAGTGGTGGTGGCCAGGGCCatttgggaggaggaggaggaactgGAGGAGGTGGACCAGGCAGCAGCCAAAGGTACACGGGTCTGGCGGCTCTCAAGAAACTCATCAACCATGGCGTGCCGGTGGACGTCATCGATCGAGACGGACGCCAACCTCTCCTCTGGGCAGCCAGTTCCG GTAGTGCGGATGCCATTTTAGCCTTGTCCAATGCCGGCGCTTCCGTCATGGCCGCCGATAAGGACGGACTTACCg CTCTGCACTGCGCGGCCAGTCGTGGTCACAGCGACTGCCTGGAAACTCTGGTGGCCCTGTGCGGAGCCGAAGTGGATCTGCTGGACGCCAACGGATGCACCGCCCTCTTTTACGCCGTCACGCTCGGTCACGCCGATTGCGCCCAACTTTTGCTCGACTGTGGAGCCAATCCCAATCACCAGGACAAAAAGGGACGCAC TCCGGCGTATTGCGGTGCCACCAAAGGGCAGACGGAAACGTTGCGGCTGCTGGCCCAGCATCAAGCGGATCTCTGGCTGAGGAGCACCAAAGGAGACGTGCCACTGCACGAAGCCGTCGCCTGCGGCCGCAAGGATCTCGTCCTGTGGATCTTGCGGCAATGCcagtcccagcagcagcagcaatacgGCGAATCGGGCGGATCGGTGGTCAATGGCGGTGGCTCGGTCATCGGCGGGGCTCACGTGGTCAACAACGACGGCCGCAGTCCACTGCACATCGCCGCCATCAATAACAACGTGGAAATGTGCAAG ATATTGATCGATCACGGAGCCGAGATCAATTGCATCATGAGGACAGCCCGAGGGCAATTGATTACGCCGCTGGACGCGGCCCTGCGTCGGGGCAATCGGGGCTGCGCTAAATTCCTGCAACTTCACGGCGGATTGGCGGCCGCCAAACTCACCGACAGCCGGGCCTTGCAACGAGCCCTCAGCca GGCCTACACGGAGAACCAGCGACGGGTGTCGGTGGTGGTCCACAACAACGCCGAGATGATGGACTACCCGACCGACAGTCAAATGTCCGGCCGGTCGTCGATGGTTCAACTTCCGCATTTGGCCGGACACAAGAGCCGCACCGTCAGCCGACTGGAGGACAGCGCCACTCAGACGCAAGTGGAAGAATCTTTCTTCAGCGAAAACAAGGACGGAGCAGAG atCCAGCTGTCGAGCGCTGGAGTGAGACTGGGCGAAACGGAGAGTGGATTGAGACGTAGGAGGATCAGACGTCGTGCCCAGCAGAGGCGATCCTTGACCGATCCTCGCCCACCGCCCAATGATGAAGAACTCCGCTGGAAGTCACGTCAGCGCTACTCTGACGATTCCGGATCGGAAAGCGACGATGAGCAGCACCTGCCTGGATCGCGTTATCACCAACAGCAGAGACCCAATTTGTCGCAGTACGTGTCGGACGGTGGCGCTCCTGGGACGGGCGGAAGCGGTGGCGACGGAAGCGGAAGACTCAACGGAAGCAGTCACGGCCTCAGCAACATCAACACGGTCCATTTGGAGCCGATCGTCAAATCCAGCCAAGTGGCCACCGATTTGGCCGTCAGATCCCAGTCGATCCTGTCCAATGTCGGGACGGAGAGTTCCGGCCAAAAGGATTCCGGATTCAGTGACCTGGTCGGTCGCTCCGAGGAGGACATTAATTCGTCTGCGCTGATCCGCCGGACCGATTCGGccactctgctgctgctggatcacATCCGCTCGCCGTCGGAGCAGCAGATGATGAACGGGCCGGACGGCGAGAATTTGAACCGATCGTCGAGTAGTTTGAACAAcagcaacgacaacaacaaaacgacgaCCCACTCGCCGTTAATGGACGACGTCGAGTCGAGCCGGAAGCGGACCTTCCTCTTGCGGCGGACCAAATCGGAGCGCCGCTCGGAACACGAAGGATCGTCTGCCCATCCGCCGACGGCGACTCATCCGCACAGCGAGCGGATCAAGTACAAAGCGGAAATTCCCATTTCCGTCATCCGCGCCGCTCAAGCCAAAACCCGAAg GTACAATTTGGAGAGAAAGATCTTCCAGCAGCTGCTGGACTTGAAGCAAATGCAAATCCGGATCGGGCAGGCCAACGAGCAGGTGTTTGCCAAGCGGCTCATCGACGGATTCCGCAAAGACGCCGTCACCGTCGGACTCCGCCCCTACGACGGATCCTATTCCTTCCAGCAACTCGAAGTCTACCTCTACA ATCAGCTGAGGCTGGTGCAAGGTGGGCGGACATTGCTGCCACTGGTCGATTCGGCGACGGACCGCGAAGATGGCGCCACCACCAACGGACTGACGTACGGTGACGTCATCGAGACCGAGTCCACCAATGGGACGAGCAGGAcgactacgacgacgacgatgccGGTGGACAAGTGCACCCACACGACCCAGCGTTGCCCGCACGCCATGTACGCTTACACGACGTTGCCGCCGGCCTGCTACACGGGCGTCCCCTGCGCTGCCTTCA TTCCCTACCACAAACACCACCGGCCCGTcactcaacaacaacatcaacagcaacaaccaacgAATCACCCGGGGACGGCCAAGTCGACAACGGAAAACGGGCGAATCATTCTgccgaaattgaatttgaacaacaacatcaacggCCATCAGAAGAGCAACACATCACCCGCTAACAAAGGCAGTCATTGA